The Primulina tabacum isolate GXHZ01 chromosome 7, ASM2559414v2, whole genome shotgun sequence genome includes a window with the following:
- the LOC142551199 gene encoding transcription factor bHLH104-like, whose amino-acid sequence MDNLPLDSFDGNGWCDLIDYGELLDGIAPADLCWNSPQIQLQSAAVATDVSSGGSFSQVNECTRKRGRTEPCGGGETKACREKMRREKLNDRFAELSAILEPGRPMKTDKLAIIGDTIRTLGQLKTESQEYSEMNEKLLEEIKTLKAEKNELREEKLVLKADKERIEQQLKSMAVPSTGFMPPHPPVYQAGANKMPMFPGYSFVPMWHYLPPNTCDTSQDSTLRPPAA is encoded by the exons ATGGATAATCTCCCGCTGGATTCGTTTGATGGGAATGGCTGGTGTGACTTGATAGATTACGGCGAACTCCTGGATGGCATCGCGCCCGCGGATCTTTGTTGGAATAGCCCTCAGATTCAGCTGCAAAG TGCTGCTGTGGCGACTGATGTCTCCAGTGGTGGTAGTTTTTCTCAAGTTAACGAATGTACTAGGAAGAG GGGACGCACCGAACCATGCGGTGGCGGAGAAACTAAAGCATGCCGTGAGAAAATGAGGAGAGAAAAATTGAATGATAG GTTTGCGGAGCTGTCAGCTATATTGGAACCTGGAAGACCTATGAAAACAGACAAATTAGCCATTATCGGTGATACTATAAGAACTCTAGGCCAGCTAAAAACTGAATCCCAAGAGTACAGTGAGATGAATGAAAAGCTTTTGGAAGAAATCAAAACTTTGAAG GCTGAGAAAAATGAACTTCGTGAAGAGAAACTGGTGCTTAAGGCTGATAAAGAAAGGATTGAACAGCAGTTAAAAAGCATGGCTGTTCCATCTACTGGGTTCATGCCTCCCCACCCACCTGTTTATCAGGCTGGGGCAAACAAAATGCCAATGTTTCCTGGATACAGTTTTGTCCCGATGTGGCATTATTTACCACCCAATACATGCGACACGTCTCAAGATTCTACACTCCGGCCACCTGCTGCTTGA